The Oncorhynchus kisutch isolate 150728-3 unplaced genomic scaffold, Okis_V2 scaffold1232, whole genome shotgun sequence genome has a window encoding:
- the LOC116365372 gene encoding zona pellucida sperm-binding protein 2-like, with protein MEVPFSDPVVFKERRAEQGVTTFTLQLIYGLVIFPEYAPFSHSAVVDAVLLDIVPPSVTGNCDQENFHITVDYRNQEPFFVVLVGKRLLNHEFAQQYLTEGDTDFTITLPFSSPDAVFESVHSSSVRSRLDVALLNPYNNMTIKYFSLACSFLKTLTECFSNGTMTALAVKVESAPGLNPGQLTLSDPACGPTYSDDRFAYFHFTVNSCGTTRKFINNVMLYENEISLPDELEVKLNATTSSEEEYQLKVSCYYVANITRTLAFLTRPRDNEPFAETGTGRLMVRMRLAQDASYNTFHQEEDYPVVRYLRQPLHFEVELTTSSDPKVALVLDHCWATLNEDRDSRPRWNLIINGCENPEDPYRVVFHPVEADARVHFPSHVKRFEAYMFSFADDAVEPSGQVFVHCDVVICDASSPTGGPCSGQCVNQDNLKRGQQHVKDLFEERHVYVSSGYILWV; from the exons atggaggtgcccttctcagacccggtggtctttaaggag AGAAGGGCGGAACAAGGTGTCACAACCTTCACGCTTCAGCTGATCTACGGCCTGGTCATCTTTCCAGAGTacgctcctttctctcactctgccgtTGTGGACGCTGTACTGCTGGACATTG tgccaccctcagtcactggcaactgtgatcaggagaacttccacatcactgtggactacaggaaccaagagcccttttttgtggtcttggttggcaagcggctgcttaaccatgagtttgctcaacagtatttaacagagggcgacacagacttcaccatcacgttgcccttctcttcgccggacgcagtgtttgag TCGGTTCACTCGTCCTCTGTCAGGAGCAGACTGGATGTGGCTCTGTTGAATCCTTACAACAACATGaccatcaaatacttttccctggCTTGCAGCTTCCTCAAAACGCTGACTG agtgtttctctaacggaacgatgactgcgctggcagtgaaggtggagtctgctcccggtctgaaccccggtcagctgaccctgagcgaccccgcctgtggtcccacctacagtgacgatcgcttcgcctacttccacttcactgtgaactcctgtggcaccaccaggaaG TTTATCAACAATGTCATGCTGTATGAGAACGAAATCTCCTTGCCAGATGAACTTGAGGTGAAGCTGAATGCCACGACGTCTTCAGAGGAGGAATATCA GTTAAAGGTTTCCTGCTACTATGTGGCCAACATCACTCGCACATTGGCCTTTCTGACCAGGCCGCGTGACAACGAGCCTTTTGCCGAGACTGGGACGGGTCGACTAATGGTCAGAATGAGACTCGCTCAGG acgcctcgtataacacgttccaccaggaggaggactatccagtggtgaggtaccttagacagcctctgcactttgaggtggagctgaccacgtcctctgatcccaaggtagcgctggtgcttgaccactgctgggccaccctcaacgaggaccgtgactcccgaccccggtggaatctcatcattaatgg CTGTGAGAACCCCGAGGATCCATACCGTGTGGTCTTCCACCCGGTAGAAGCTGACGCCAGGGTCCACTTCCCCTCTCACGTCAAACGCTTTGAGGCCTATATGTTTTCCTTCGCCGATGATGCGGTTGAGCCGAGTGGCCAG GTCTTTGTCCATTGTGATGTGGTCATCTGTGATGCCAGTAGTCCCACTGGCGGCCCCTGTAGTGGACAATGTGTGAATCAGGACAACCTGAAAAGAG gtcAACAACATGTCAAAGACCTCTTTGAGGAGCGTCATGTATATGTTTCTTCTGGATACATTCTTTGGGTGTAA